The genomic stretch CTCCAACACCTGTCCAGACACCCACTTCCAGTGTCCAGGGGGAGGCTACTGCATGCCGGTCTTCGTCAGGTGTAACGGCGTCAACGACTGTCCCGGCCACGAGGACGAGGAAGGTTGTGACACCTACACCTGCCCGGGGTTCTACAGGTGTAGAAACTCCAGGATCTGTCTGCATGCTGACCACGTGTGTGACGGGCTCTACCACTGCCCGCTGCAAGACGACGAGCGGTACTGTCACATCCACTGTCCCACCAACTGCACGTGCTACGGGTTTGCCTTCACGTGTCCGCGCGTCTTTCCAGTGCTCCAGTTTCCCGACCTCCGCTACCTGGACGCCAGTGACAGCGGTGTGAGCTTGCAGCACCTGACGCACAATGTCATGCTGATCCATCTCGGTGTGGCCAGGTGTGGTCTGACTGACCTTGGCAATGTCACTCTCCCCAACCTGCAGAGCCTGGACCTCAGTGACAACCAAGTGGTCTCTGTCAGCACAGGTGACCTGAGTCTGTTCCCAAACATCGGGGAGTTATACCTGTCTGGCAATCCTCTGACGTCACTACTTCCCACTGATGCTAACCGCTCCATTGTTTTCCCGCTGATTCACACTCTGGATGTGTCTCGTGTCTACACACAATTACTCAATGCAGACACATTTACACTAACGCCGAATTTAAAAATGCTGAACTTGTCACACAATGGCATTGGGCGAATTGAAGGAACCTTCACGTTCCTAAAGCAGCTAGCTGTACTTGATATTCGTAGATGTCCTGTTCGTGATTTTCAGAGAAATGTGCTGAGTAATCTTGACAATCTTGAACAAATGTACGCAGAGAACTACAAGCTGTGCTGTCCTTTGACGCTACCTCCAAGCTTCAATCCAAACAACTGCTTGTCACCTTTCAGTGAGGTTTTATCGTGCGAGTCACTCTTACGATCGGACATTTACCGAGCGCTGTTGTCTCTATTCGCCGCTTTGGTATTGCTGGGAAACTTGGGCAGCTTGGTTATCAGGCTGTTCTTGTGGAAACAAAGCACAAAGTCTGGCTTCGGTACCTTTGTGTCTCATCTTTGTGTCTCGGACTTTGTGATGGGCGTTTACCTGGCGATCATCGGATTGGCTGATCGTCTGTACCAGGGCTCCTACCTGTGGGAAGACAGCACCTGGAGACACAGTGTCGCCTGCAAGGTGGCTGGCTTCCTGTCTTTCCTTGTCCTGCGAGGTGTCCGCCTTCATCGTGTGTTTCATCACCCTGGACAGGTTCTTGGCGCTACGCTTTCCCTTCAGCGGCTTCCACTTCAGCAGCAAGGCGTCTCACATGGTCTGCGCAGCAACATGGCTGCTGGGTGTGGGAGTGGCGGCCATCCATATCCCTTTGCTTCCCGCCACGTCACACTGGCAGTTCTACAGCCAGACAGGCATCTGCATCCCGCTGCCCGTCACCAGGAACGACTTCACGGGCCAGAATTATTCCTTCGGCGTGATGATCGTGCTCAACTTTGTGTTGTTCGTGTTGATGGCGGTGGGGCAGGTCTTCATCTACACCTCCATCCAGTCCAGCAGGATGAGCCTGGGACCGGACTCGTCACGCAAAGAACAAGACGTCAACATCGCCCGTCGCCTCATCACCATCGCCGTCACGGACTTTCTGTGTTGTGTCCCCATCGGCTTGCTGGGTCTGCTGGCCTCCATGGGAGTTGCGGTGCCTGGCGAGGTCAACGTGGCCATGGCAATTCCGGTGCTGCCGCTCAACTCGGCGCTCAACTCCTTTCTCTACAGCCTCAACATGCTGCTGGAGCGGAGGAGGCGTGCTCGGGAACAACACCTGCTGCAGGCTCTGGAAGCCCAGTTACTCTCAGAGAATTAGAATTGAAGAAAGAGCAACTCCTGCTGGAGGCTCTAGAAGCCCAGTTACTCTCAGAGAATTAGAATTGAAGAAAGAACAAGGCCTGATACAGGCTCTAGAAGCCCAGTTACTCTCAGAGAATTAGAATTGAAGAAAGAACAACGCCTGATACAGGCTCTAGAAGCCCAGTTACTCTCAGAGAATTAGAATTGAAGAAAGAACAACGCCTGATGCAGGCTCTGGAAGCCCAGTTACTCTCAGGGAAAAAACGACTTAAAAACGGAGCAACGGTTGGTTTGACCTTAAAGGTTACTCACTTTCAAACCTTAAATGTATCGTACCTTAAAGGCTTACtaacgcgctcccgtgtttacgatgtgtagtttgcccacaatcgatgtcaaatgcaccataaggccatataatgacgatatgtcgccatgcgcggaccatattaacagctattgtgttttcagcgtagcaatagggcccgatatttagacgagacaagtataatgccgacgagtcgaagacgagtcgcattatacttgttcgagtctaaatatcgaaccctattgctacgatgaaaacacaatagcgtttatatagctattctgacattaaattctgtgttaaaatcatgtttttgtcagcaacaaggaccagaatggtccatgtcattgattgcagacgacggttccctttctgcatgaagccacggaaataaccgaacattgaaaaacccacggacatgtattacggagaaaactcaagataaccggatgcttagcattacgtcaatatcttaggaatcatatgacgttatgacgtatcatgcttgcctacgtagattgtatgttcgaaagtctgacttctgttgggaattcgcgtggtgaagactgcggtaaatctgtagatgataagagaacaaggattgtctcagaagaaacgacgaaatgtttcagaccggtaacttcatttcaacattgcactacacaatggacgttctatgtgacaggagagtttgctgattttgtgttaaacattggtgattggagagatcgtctgcaaaaatcagagataggtcgcttcagattgcagcttctggaaatttgcaaggtttgctgccagttaaagaactggattttacacgtaatgtatgtcatgtacagtaagcaacaacaaaaacacacacaaagcaaattgcatcgtctgtcgactagccacagacacaagcctggcgaggtatgcgtgtactttatacacgtggaagaaaccggaaccatgcgtctttgttattgccgatatcgtttggatatcggcaaaaatggccaactttcgtagcgttatgctttgatgatcggaaaagggatgtgtgagaccatccaatcacagcccccgaatccccccacgtgtccatcagaatagctatatacatgcattacagcttgttctagcctctgaaaaagtgaggatgtcaacaaagacgcggagttatttcccttgcgtcaacgttacctctgttggcaaatctataaataggacgatctagatcaaaataaaaattcaaatatctcaacatttaaggggtcctagaccacaatatcttgcagggaacttaatttagcatgtctccagctgtgggtaaagcaattagcgtgaatagtcatcagctttctatgcctttaaggCTCTTCATTCGTTACACTAATACACTAGTATTTTCAACACGCCGGCGCACTGCAGCACGCCTCTATGTATTCAACACACGTTGAAGATCAGCGAATTCACTGAAAACGGTAATGGCGAAAtagtcaagggaagtaatcgtcTGAAAATGCTCGACTCTAAGACTATACCGAGTTACGCCCCCTATCATGATTTGCCGGGTACGTACCGGAAATGAAGGGGCACACACTCGAAACGCATGTTATGGATTTGAATGCTCGACAACACAAGCACGTATGCATTATAAATATACAAAAACCACAGTTAGGGAGTGTGTTGGGGAATCAATCTCATGACAATTGCGAGAATATCAAGCATTGGAATTCAACTGTTTTTGTCCTCGTAAAATGATGACTACATTTCGTtgggatgaaagtcgcttgttagACTAAATGCTTGTCCACCTCTCGGCTTCCAGGGGGTCGGTTCCTCATACCTCTCACTTACTCGTGTTGTCGGTTATATTtagaacgcacgcacacacagagacatacacagactGGCAGACGaacacccacacacgcgcacacacacaaaacacacccaaacatacacacacacacacacacacacacacacacacacacacacaaccacacacacacacacacacacacacacacacgcacacacacacacaaccacccacacacacacacacaatcagatgTTTAACGTTATGATAAAGTATCCTCTTGATAAAGTGTCCCTTCGTCACATTTCTTTGGACCATCTGTTTTACGTTACGATAAAGAATCCACTTGCTATGCGAAAGTGTATATGAGTATGCTTGACTTGTTATGCGAACgattgtgtatgagtgcgccttgagtcgccttgtggtgagatatgtgcgcgttataaattctcgtattattatttaagttattgagacatcccagtgcactaagggatttatagagcaaatcgagaaaattcattattgaacgaagcgcatagcgctgagttcaataattattttcgagatttgctctataaatcccttagtgcattgggattgtttcaataacgatattgtcagtaccgccatagaaaaaagaagattccaaacgcacattttgcaacgcgcatttgaataggcataactgtgtggtcaggtcgtgtacagtaaagatctacttttgtgtggggtgtctcaagtgtgtcgtgctttcgtcacacgcattttaatttctgttggtaaattccagtgtagcgttaatctgaacagtgatgatctttcagagagacctcatttgaactcggagaaaggactgtgctcttcattatttgcgattcgaaacctccagtcgagcttcgacggattgactgtgcggagtgactccccttgaattgactcgaagcgggactcgacggttcgcacattttcaaaacaaatgtggcatatttctcgtgttgtatcttcactcatcggggagtctgatactaaatatgaacggtaagaatgctctgaaccctacacgtattatatccccatcgttttttcgttcacatttgcccaacatgttaatttgctgagcggggttaatgtcgtctgctactgtgctaggctacctgggcaatcgaaccactgcagtctgcactgagtctgcacgcatgaggcaggctggtaataagtcttatatatggtaagaacgttctgaaccttacacgttttctattacgattgttcttgccttgaaataataattcggaaaccattcatttactgaactgatgtagtcgtatttctgtgtattctgctacagagtcgatcgagtcagtcttccaaactggtctagctggtacgttatcggaataacacttgtgttttctgttagccgctgggaattgtatactaactcatcatttggtaatgtggatgctaagctacatgccactaacacggcatatgagaagaatctatgcaagtcggcgaaaattagatgaaacacagcggcttctatttttagatcactggcactggcacaggcacatgcaatctgtcagaaaaaaaacacttctgctttaattgagaagcagggaatttatggtcatttggtattgtggagaatataagctacatgtcattaattaattctgaggatgagagcacagtctcgcttaggcaaagggcggaagaatacgctctgtggaaaagttagcgcactccaagagtgcgctaacagttttagcgcatcgccattagccaatcaactggttcacatcagtcatgtgacaccagtacttactgacaattattattattattattattattattattattattattattatttttaaagTGTCCCTTCAAACCAGTGTCTCTTTCGTCAAATTTAGTTCGACCAGATGCTTTACATTACGATAAAGTATCCACTTGATAAAGTGTCTCTTTAAACCAGCGTCTCTTTCGTCAAATTTATTCCGACCAGATGCTTTACTTTGAAACGACTTGTCTTTCAATCTAAGGCCATGTACGTACCATAATGGCATTCTGTTTTGCTGTCATTAATGAGGCCGAGTTGTGCTTTGTGTGCGTTAATGTTCCGTGTTTTGGAGTGTCAGTGTCCTGTTACTATGGGATGTTAAATGGCGTAAAACTATTTTGTATCGGGTGGTAATTGCCGTCTCTAAATGAACCGATACAGAGTATGACACTAGAGCTGTGCAAGTTCAGATCCTGTATAaaatgattttgtgtgtgtgtggataatcCAATAATTAAGCCGCCTTGTACTGTAATGGCCTTGTAATTTTAATATAGTGCTTACgtaaacacagagagagagagagagagagagagagagagagagagagagagagagagagagagagagagagagagagagagagagagagagagagagagagagagagagacagaaaacgTGCACAAAAATtatataacaaacaaaaaaataacattGGAAAATACAAGACAAGTTCTACAAACGGaaaatctttctctctctctccactcaaaACATCAGAGCAGTCCTGCTTTGCCTCCACTAGGAAGTCCTGGAGGCGTCTGTAGACACTGCTGGCTTCTTGAATGGTGCAGTCTCTCTTCTCCAGGTACCGCCACAATGGAGGCGTGACAAGTTTGGAGCACAGGGCCAGAGCTATGATGACAGCCAGGTGCAAGGGTTCTCCAATGTCGTAGAAGACAGACTTCTGAAGTCTGTTTGCAGGGCTGTTGACTTCTTTGAAGAACTCCTTAATGTCATCCGCAAGAAAAAAGATCGCCTCAGAGTTGtacaacaaaatataaaatcTGTTTCCTCTGAACGGAACTATCAGCTGTGATTTCTTGATCTGATTGTCCTCGACTTCACTTTTTTCTCGAAGGAAGGTTCTGAAGTCACCATAGCAGCCACTTGTTTCGTCTGCTCCTCGTACAAAGCATTTGCAGGCTGTTCGGACGAGACGGATGGCCCCACTTTCATTGTTCTTGCACGTGCTGCATGTCTCAGGATGAGCTTCAGCGCCAACTTTCTGTTCTTTTGAGTCGGACTCGTATTTTGCGACGATCTTGTCTACAACTTCTGCAAAGTTAACCAATATATGAAGTCCACAGTAGAAGTTATTTACTCGAGTAAGGGCACCATGTTCAGCAGTGGAAAGTTGATCCCAATTTGAATAGACCTGCGGCAAAATTTCTTCCCTGTATCCCTCCAAAAGTGTGTGGAATTTTTTCTCTGTGGCTGCTCTATCCGACATTGTGTTCTGAATGTTGACTAAAATGTTCTTTCCTGTGTCTGTTGTTGTGGAGTCTTCGATGTCACTGAGGATGGTTCTAAATGTGTCTAAACAGGTGTCTGCAATTTTGTCTACCATTTCCCGAAGTCCTAACACCCACTCTTTCTTGTCTGCGTCCCTGATGGCAAAAACTTCATACGTGTCGCCGTATTTCCTTGTTTCATCTGATTGTAGAGTTGTGTCCTTGGTGGTAGACAGGCTTTCCTCAATGTGTCTATAAGACAGGCTCAGCCGCTGGTCTCCAATTATGTCGATGGTTCGTACATATGGGAGTGTGGTCAATTTATTTCCGCACAGTTCTGCAACACTGTTCATGACACCGTTGACATGATGGACACCCACGCCCTCGGACAACAGCTACATAATGCACAGAGTGGTGTCGGTGTTGAACGTTGTGCCATATCTTCTTCAGTTGTCCTGATTGCGTCAGACTTCTCGTCATTGAGCAGATCTTCCAGAAACTTGACGGTCTTTAGTGACTCATCCTTCTGCTGtctcatctttttcttcaattttATTTCTTGTCTTGCATTCTCAgtgtctgtttcctctctcTTATCTGATTCTTCCACTACTTGCTGCTGTAAGGTTTTTCTCTCCTCTACTAGAAATGTCTTCGCCTTCTCTAAAGAGACCAGCTTCTTGTTTAGTGTGGAGACATCTCTCTGTAATGACATATTGGTGTACTTATTTGGTACATGTACTTAGGTTTACTTGGGGAAGGCTTCTTTTTGTCTTTGGTTCTCAAATTTCACGGACTGTTTCACTGCATCCTTTTTCTTTGTCAAAGAAGATTGtagatttttgtttctctttctaaGAACTTCTTTTGATCTAATGTGGTACTGGACTTGGAGGGCTAGTGATTCTTTTATCCCGTTTTCCTTCTTGAGGGCCCTCTGTAGTTTTTTGATGATAGTGTACTTGGCCGAAAACTGTGCCCGAAGAGTTATGTTTTTGAAATTCAGAACATCTTGAGGGAAGAGGTCTTCTTGCTTCGTGCCTTGTGATGCCAAACACCTCATTCTTGAAGCTTTCCTTTGATTGCCCTCGTAATGCTGCCAGACGTTTCTTGTTAGTACTTAAAGTCTTTGAGAAGGTGCTGTGGTCATAGCCTAAAGCTGTTGCCAAACCCCCAATTGTACATTCCTTGTGCCTACGAACGGCGGAAGAATTGGTGTCAACTTCTTTGATGGAAAATGTTGATGGGAAGTCAAGGCCTAAAGGGTGTGAGAGTTTTCTTTTTGCTTCTTCCATTTTCCAGATGGTGTTGCAGAAATTTGAGGCGAAGAATTTGAAGTTAAAACTTGAGTGTAAAATTTGAAGGCTGAACTTGAACGGAAAATGTGGTCACTACTGGATAAAAACGTCCTTTATTAGAATATTGCCAGTACTGATGGTTTGCACTGCGATGATCCTTTTGGGGGGCTTGTTAGTCTTAGAAGAAACTTCACAAGACTTACTTACCTCCAGCAAGAGTACCTATAAAGTTGGTCAGAGATACACGTTAGTCCACAGTTTTTTACCGATACACTAATACTAAATACCTAAAGAAATGTACCAAAGCAACATAAGAAATATCCACACACAAATGAACAAACACACTTCTAACATAAAACTCCATGGCTACAGTTTTCTTGCAACATTGTGGATTGTCATATTTCTTAAAATCCAAGGGGCACATTCACTGCAAAAAGTAAATCAAAACAAGTATcattacagtggacccccctccCAACAAGACCTCCAGAAATCcaagaaaatcaggtttttaatgcagggagtcttaaaagggtgatacattacagaggttatgaataaaATGTCTGAGACAAAATGTAGGTCTAAAAAGGAAAGGAGTCCTAAACAGGGGAGTTCCACGGGATTACACAAACAGAGCATTAGAAACGGAATGCATTACCTTGCTGGAGGGCTCATCACTCCCCGAATCTACGGGCTGGGTTGGTTGCACCAGacaccggggggggggggggggggggggggggctgtgttGCAAATCATCCAACTCCGCGTACTCTTCCTGGCCCTATAAAAACCAAGGGCATGAACAATGAGCAACTGCATggaaaaatggaaaaaacaGAAATGACAACACAAACTTATTGGTGCCATTACTAAACAAACAGAACTAGGTCAAACATTTTCTTTATAATAAGAAAAGGGAATGGTTACCTTGCTAGAGGGGTCGTCTGTTTCTGGATCACTAAAGGGTGGCATCGACTGCCATTCGTGGTCCAGTGCCTGTAGTGAAGGTGACGGTGACCAATGATTGGGAGCAAGAGTGGAACCAGTACTGGTCACATGTTCCTGGCCCTAAAAAGCAATGGCATATATGAAATAAGTGTCTCCATTCGAAAAACAGACATAAAAAACAGAGAGATAATTAATACATGAAATAACAAAAAGAAGTCAAAACAAGCAAGTCCCTAGAAAAACTTAGGTTTACACGACAATCAAGCTAATTTCATGTGCATGTGATACTCAAGCCATTTAGAAACTTTAAAACCCAAAATTTGGCTGCCGATTTTGCAAAAAACCGTCAAGTTTGAGAAGCGTTTACGCATTTTCGACAAAACGCTGCCAATTTTGCGAAATGGGCATCGTTTttccgattacgcgaaatgggcaaaaatattgccgattccgcgaattcggcaactcggtgaattcggcacgacatactCATTTGAAAGATCCGTAAGATTTTTGCCTTGCCTAGCCTTTTCttacaaaaggaggtcggattgctttttgaattgaattgaattgaattgaattattGAATTGAATAATTGATTAACTCGAGTTGAATAGTTCCGATTTAGAGGCAAGCAAAACATATCTGAAGGCAACTTTTCTGTCACTATTCATATCGAGAAAAGTCCCGTTTTTCAAGTTTTCAATTGTCAATCAAATTACACGAATCGTGCAAAATATTCGTAACTGGAGTTATATTGAGATGAAGGGCATTGACGCTTGCATTGGAGAGGCTATATACAAAACAGGCTAtagtgaaaaacacacacacctggatATGGTAAACCAAAAACCCTTTTCATTTTAGCCATGATCCTTAACCACGCTTTTTACCCCTGCGTCATTTTACCCGGAAGTATTGTGAATGGTCTGCTGAGTGTTCTGCGTGCCTAAACTGTATTGTGATCTCCTTTTCATGTTGGCCATGCTCCTTTACCACGCGTTTTACCCCTGAGTCATTTTACCCGAAAGTATTCTGAATGGTGACAGTGTTCTGCGTGCCTGAACTGTAATATGAGTACATCTTCGCCACACCCttgacaagtcaagtcaagtcaagtcaagttttattcacTGAGTTTGCTTATGCGCCAAATAAAGAATGTCATTAAGCCATATTAATATaataacacatacacaaattgtAAAAATTCAACAACCGCTCAGATCACAACTTGTCCGACAGAACTCTCAAAACAAGAATTATCTTCTTAAGAAATCGATGGTCAAAATTAAACACTTTCAAAATGTCTAATTATCACCAC from Littorina saxatilis isolate snail1 linkage group LG16, US_GU_Lsax_2.0, whole genome shotgun sequence encodes the following:
- the LOC138949870 gene encoding G-protein coupled receptor GRL101-like yields the protein MWTDNTAAYFVNYTTEVASRRFFCGYFGEWEYDRIMLNQMCQDPTHHFPVIPLCERRSADKPDKQPNANITLHHPRNRKWPVSYSPCSEGHTTLSFLSCDSSSREAYVSESIISGSARRTIGDGGGPYFRCDNEVQRLPYTLVCDHRQDCADHSDEDFCHFPPCTGDTPLTCGTYHQCIPIDQLCNGQNDCYNGEDELECISVISLDPPLGKYVAIPPPAVVHFDPTANTTSAVTMTTLIPSSGSNTCPDTHFQCPGGGYCMPVFVRCNGVNDCPGHEDEEGCDTYTCPGFYRCRNSRICLHADHVCDGLYHCPLQDDERYCHIHCPTNCTCYGFAFTCPRVFPVLQFPDLRYLDASDSGVSLQHLTHNVMLIHLGVARCGLTDLGNVTLPNLQSLDLSDNQVVSVSTGDLSLFPNIGELYLSGNPLTSLLPTDANRSIVFPLIHTLDVELQAVLSFDATSKLQSKQLLVTFQAPTCGKTAPGDTVSPARWLASCLSLSCEVSAFIVCFITLDRFLALRFPFSGFHFSSKASHMVCAATWLLGVGVAAIHIPLLPATSHWQFYSQTGICIPLPVTRNDFTGQNYSFGVMIVLNFVLFVLMAVGQVFIYTSIQSSRMSLGPDSSRKEQDVNIARRLITIAVTDFLCCVPIGLLGLLASMGVAVPGEVNVAMAIPVLPLNSALNSFLYSLNMLLERRRRAREQHLLQALEAQLLSEN
- the LOC138949871 gene encoding uncharacterized protein, which translates into the protein MNSVAELCGNKLTTLPYVRTIDIIGDQRLSLSYRHIEESLSTTKDTTLQSDETRKYGDTYEVFAIRDADKKEWVLGLREMVDKIADTCLDTFRTILSDIEDSTTTDTGKNILVNIQNTMSDRAATEKKFHTLLEGYREEILPQVYSNWDQLSTAEHGALTRVNNFYCGLHILVNFAEVVDKIVAKYESDSKEQKVGAEAHPETCSTCKNNESGAIRLVRTACKCFVRGADETSGCYGDFRTFLREKSEVEDNQIKKSQLIVPFRGNRFYILLYNSEAIFFLADDIKEFFKEVNSPANRLQKSVFYDIGEPLHLAVIIALALCSKLVTPPLWRYLEKRDCTIQEASSVYRRLQDFLVEAKQDCSDVLSGE